The Anabrus simplex isolate iqAnaSimp1 chromosome 1, ASM4041472v1, whole genome shotgun sequence genome window below encodes:
- the LOC137498883 gene encoding uncharacterized protein: MEEEIIHAVFQREEIWNPRHKNYKNVTVLQKKWTEVSTTVGKDVKTVKAKWKYLRDYFQRECKKLNHPRSGAGADDAPKGSSWQYFDAMLFIKDVSTSDKVESSLQEGSEPDRSQEGIFEDSTEHEIIQSPLPQSEESTPRSNSSCSSSRVKKQKKTQEEEILAVEKRKLDFLFKESEREEDADLLFLKSLLPDIRTLPLWRKRRLRLKIHELVVNEIEDKGQNTSVEMSFIVPPEASNQPICSLFTHQDSLP; encoded by the exons atggaagaagaaattattcatgcagtgtttcaaagagaagaaatatggaacccaagacacaaaaactataaaaatgtaactgttttgcaaaagaAGTGGACtgaagtatctacaacagttggcAAAGATG TTAAAACCGTGAAAGCCAAATGGAAATATCTGAGGGATTACTTCCAACGTGAGTGTAAGAAACTGAATCATCCGAGATCTGGAGCAGGAGCCGATGATGCACCTAAGGGGTCATCGTGGCAATATTTTGACGCgatgctattcattaaagatgttTCGACTTCTGACAAGGTCGAATCAAGTCTACAAGAAGGATCTGAACCTGACAGAAGCCAGGAAGGAATATTCGAAGACTCTACTGAACATGAAATAATACAGTCACCGTTACCACAAAGTGAAGAGTCCACACCACGAAGCAACTCTTCATGTTCGTCTTCGCGtgttaaaaaacaaaagaaaacacaagaagaagaaatactggCTGTTGAAAAAAGAAAATTGGATTTTTTATTTAAAGAATCGGAACGGGAAGAAGATGCTGATTTGCTATTTCTTAAGAGTTTGTTGCCGGACATCAGAACACTGCCTCTGTGGCGAAAACGTCGTTTGAGACTTAAGATACATGAACTTGTTGTCAATGAGATTGAAGATAAAGGACAGAATACTTCAGTTGAAATGAGTTTTATAGTACCACCTGAAGCATCTAATCAACCCATATGTTCATTATTTACTCATCAAGATTCTTTGCCTTAA